In Geothermobacter hydrogeniphilus, a single window of DNA contains:
- a CDS encoding cob(I)yrinic acid a,c-diamide adenosyltransferase encodes MSADRVGLLQVYTGDGKGKTTAATGLLVRALGQGLRTLLVRFLKPAVPRSGELIILEQQTGLEIIDAAKGVIGRQVDPEEMRANVTATFDLAAQRLRTGDIELVVFDEIHGCLNRGYLDFERFAGFLDQRPAALEVVCTGRRAPVELLERADLVTCMQLVKHPHEQGIKARKGIEY; translated from the coding sequence ATGTCGGCAGACAGGGTTGGACTGCTGCAGGTCTATACCGGGGACGGCAAGGGCAAGACGACCGCCGCCACCGGTCTGCTGGTGCGCGCCCTCGGCCAGGGGCTGCGGACACTGCTGGTGCGTTTCCTCAAACCGGCCGTACCGCGTTCGGGTGAGTTGATCATTCTGGAGCAACAGACCGGACTTGAAATTATCGATGCCGCCAAAGGGGTGATCGGCCGGCAGGTCGATCCTGAAGAGATGCGGGCCAATGTCACCGCAACCTTCGACCTTGCCGCGCAGCGACTGCGGACCGGTGATATCGAGCTGGTGGTGTTCGATGAGATTCATGGCTGTCTCAATCGCGGCTACCTCGATTTCGAGCGGTTCGCCGGTTTCCTCGATCAGCGGCCGGCCGCCCTGGAGGTGGTCTGCACCGGGAGACGGGCTCCCGTGGAACTGCTTGAACGTGCCGACCTGGTCACCTGTATGCAACTGGTAAAACACCCACACGAACAGGGGATCAAAGCCCGAAAGGGGATAGAATACTGA
- the thiC gene encoding phosphomethylpyrimidine synthase ThiC, giving the protein MATQIESARQGIITPQMAAVAKNENLGEEFVRQMVAEGKVVIPNNTIRNPLSAGIGKGMRTKVNASIGTSSDIVDYDAEIRKALAAQEAGADTLMELSVGGDLDRVRREVIAAVDLPVGNVPLYQAFCEAARKYGDPNKLDEELLFDLIEQQCADGLAFMAIHCGINLYTIERLRRQGYRYGGLVSKGGVSMVAWMMKNGRENPLYEKFDRVCDILKKYDVVLSLGNGLRAGAIHDSNDRAMVQELLINCELAELGREMGCQMLVEGPGHVPLDEVEANIRLQKRMSGDAPYYMLGPISTDVAPGYDHITAAIGAAQSSRYGADLICYITPAEHLALPNEQDVVEGVKAARVAAYIGDMNKYPERGRERDKQMSKARRDLDWEKQFELALFPADARAIRASRTPEDEDTCTMCGDFCASRGAGELFRKDLKGDKV; this is encoded by the coding sequence TTGGCAACCCAGATCGAATCGGCCCGCCAGGGCATCATCACCCCGCAGATGGCGGCGGTGGCGAAGAATGAAAATCTCGGCGAAGAATTCGTGCGTCAGATGGTCGCCGAGGGGAAGGTTGTCATTCCCAACAATACGATCCGTAACCCGCTTTCGGCCGGGATCGGCAAGGGGATGCGGACCAAGGTCAATGCTTCGATCGGCACCTCGTCCGACATCGTCGACTATGACGCCGAAATCCGCAAGGCGCTGGCCGCGCAGGAGGCCGGTGCCGATACCCTGATGGAACTCTCTGTCGGCGGTGACCTTGACCGGGTGCGGCGCGAGGTGATCGCCGCCGTCGACCTGCCGGTCGGCAACGTGCCGCTCTACCAGGCTTTCTGCGAGGCGGCGCGCAAATATGGCGACCCCAACAAGCTCGACGAGGAACTGCTCTTCGATCTGATCGAACAGCAGTGCGCCGACGGCCTGGCTTTCATGGCGATCCACTGCGGTATCAACCTCTACACCATCGAGCGGCTGCGCAGGCAGGGTTACCGTTACGGCGGCCTGGTCAGCAAGGGGGGGGTGTCGATGGTCGCCTGGATGATGAAGAACGGCCGCGAGAATCCGCTCTACGAGAAGTTCGACCGAGTCTGCGATATCCTCAAGAAGTATGACGTGGTCCTCTCCCTCGGCAACGGTCTGCGCGCCGGGGCGATCCACGACTCCAACGATCGGGCGATGGTCCAGGAACTGCTGATCAACTGCGAACTGGCCGAGCTGGGACGTGAGATGGGCTGCCAGATGCTGGTCGAGGGGCCGGGGCACGTGCCGTTGGACGAGGTCGAGGCCAATATCCGCCTGCAGAAGCGGATGAGCGGCGACGCTCCCTACTACATGCTCGGGCCGATTTCGACCGACGTCGCTCCCGGTTATGACCATATCACCGCCGCCATCGGCGCCGCTCAGTCGAGCCGTTACGGAGCCGATCTGATCTGTTACATCACTCCGGCCGAACACCTGGCGCTGCCCAACGAGCAGGATGTGGTCGAAGGGGTCAAGGCGGCCCGGGTCGCCGCCTACATCGGTGATATGAACAAGTACCCGGAAAGAGGCCGCGAGCGCGACAAACAGATGAGCAAGGCACGCCGCGACCTGGACTGGGAAAAACAGTTCGAACTGGCACTCTTCCCCGCGGACGCCCGCGCCATCCGCGCCAGCCGCACCCCGGAGGATGAGGACACCTGCACCATGTGCGGCGACTTCTGCGCTTCGCGCGGCGCCGGGGAGCTGTTCCGGAAGGATCTGAAGGGCGACAAGGTTTAA
- a CDS encoding SemiSWEET family sugar transporter: protein MNGYQWIGLIGGLMVAFGFVPQIIKVLRTRSTHDLSLFMLLIIFIGGLFYTTYAFLAGDPVFIIINLLATGNTLLLLILKLIYR from the coding sequence ATGAACGGCTACCAGTGGATCGGGCTGATCGGCGGACTGATGGTCGCCTTCGGTTTCGTGCCGCAGATCATCAAGGTTCTCCGTACCCGCTCGACCCACGACCTGTCACTCTTCATGTTGTTGATCATCTTCATCGGCGGTCTTTTCTACACCACCTATGCCTTTCTCGCCGGTGACCCGGTGTTTATCATCATCAACCTGTTGGCGACCGGCAATACTCTGCTGCTGCTGATACTCAAGCTCATCTACCGCTGA
- the cbiD gene encoding cobalt-precorrin-5B (C(1))-methyltransferase CbiD, which produces MARSLRHGYTTGACAAAATLAAARLLAGERVAQVALELPVGERAVFPVHGCRVDGARARCFVIKDAGDDPDVTHGVEVHARVESSSPPSSGDAGREEGEVVILGGEGIGTVTKPGLAVAVGEPAINPVPRRMIREALRSVFPSGSFRVTIAIPDGEQRAAKTLNARLGICGGLSILGTTGIVRPISHQAWTDTLDVALDVALAVGCRRVVACTGRSSEKVAQREYPLLAEEAFVMMGDHVGHLAGACRRKGVPNLVVAAQFAKLVKVACGHPQTHVHSSRLDLRKLADWARSTGLTTEASETIVAANTAREVFLTLGAAHPLVAEVARRAVKQLRNWAPGVTIEILLVGYDGAVAGRYGE; this is translated from the coding sequence GTGGCCCGGTCCCTGCGCCACGGCTACACCACCGGCGCCTGTGCCGCTGCCGCGACGCTCGCCGCCGCGCGCCTGCTGGCGGGTGAGCGGGTGGCGCAGGTCGCGCTTGAACTGCCGGTCGGGGAACGGGCCGTTTTTCCCGTTCACGGCTGCCGGGTCGACGGTGCCCGGGCCCGCTGTTTCGTGATCAAGGATGCCGGGGATGATCCCGACGTCACGCACGGGGTCGAGGTCCACGCCCGGGTTGAGTCCTCTTCTCCCCCTTCCTCCGGAGACGCGGGGCGGGAGGAGGGAGAGGTTGTCATCCTCGGTGGCGAGGGTATCGGCACCGTGACCAAACCGGGCCTGGCGGTCGCGGTCGGAGAGCCGGCCATCAACCCGGTGCCGCGGCGGATGATCCGCGAGGCGCTGCGCTCGGTCTTTCCCTCGGGGAGCTTTCGGGTCACCATCGCCATTCCCGACGGTGAGCAGCGGGCCGCGAAAACGCTCAATGCCCGGCTGGGGATTTGCGGCGGGCTGTCGATTCTCGGCACCACCGGTATCGTCCGGCCGATTTCGCATCAGGCCTGGACCGACACCCTCGACGTTGCTCTTGATGTCGCCCTGGCCGTCGGTTGTCGGCGGGTTGTCGCCTGTACCGGTCGCAGCAGCGAGAAGGTTGCGCAACGGGAATATCCACTGCTGGCGGAGGAGGCTTTTGTCATGATGGGGGATCATGTCGGCCACCTGGCCGGTGCCTGCCGTCGAAAAGGCGTGCCGAACCTGGTGGTCGCGGCCCAGTTCGCCAAGTTGGTGAAGGTCGCCTGCGGGCATCCGCAGACCCATGTTCACAGTTCGCGGCTTGACCTGCGGAAATTGGCCGACTGGGCGCGTTCGACAGGGTTGACGACGGAAGCCTCCGAAACAATCGTCGCCGCCAACACTGCCCGCGAAGTCTTCCTGACCCTCGGAGCGGCGCATCCGCTGGTGGCCGAAGTGGCGCGTCGGGCCGTTAAACAGTTGCGGAACTGGGCGCCAGGGGTAACAATAGAGATTCTGCTGGTCGGTTACGATGGTGCGGTGGCAGGAAGATACGGCGAGTGA
- the cbiE gene encoding precorrin-6y C5,15-methyltransferase (decarboxylating) subunit CbiE: MNKIYVVGAGVAGQEGFSRHALDLIEAADLLIGGERQLNLFPEFKGEKLAIDSNLPDMVERLRTRRGRPVVLASGDPLFFGIGRYLLRNLPGEEFEFVPNVSSIQYAFAKIRQPWDDAVFLSTHGRPLAPAVDRIVANDKAALLTDEINTPAAIARELIDRGREGYAAWLCENLGCADERIVETDVRGLLDIDAAPLNVLILVKQFEGEGKDSGSWLGIPDDEFATVKKLITKEEVRVVTLAKLRLRQDMILWDIGAGSGSISIEADHLLPNGKIFAVERNPECRDFIKQNLQKFHTRNVNLVEGDAPACLDDLPDPDRVFIGGSGGHLWDILTIADKRLPADGRIVLNAITLDTLTAANEFFANAGYEVEVTTINVARTRPLTAYKMFEAYNPVYILAAVKQ, translated from the coding sequence ATGAACAAAATTTACGTGGTGGGTGCGGGGGTTGCCGGGCAGGAAGGCTTCAGTCGCCATGCCCTGGATCTGATCGAGGCGGCCGATCTGCTGATCGGCGGGGAGCGTCAGCTGAATCTTTTCCCAGAGTTCAAGGGGGAAAAGCTGGCAATCGACAGCAACCTTCCGGACATGGTCGAACGTCTGCGAACCCGCAGGGGCCGGCCGGTGGTGCTTGCTTCGGGGGATCCCCTCTTTTTCGGCATCGGTCGCTACCTGTTGCGCAACCTGCCCGGGGAGGAATTCGAGTTCGTGCCCAACGTCTCCTCCATCCAGTACGCTTTTGCCAAGATCCGCCAGCCCTGGGATGACGCGGTTTTTCTCTCCACCCATGGACGCCCGCTGGCGCCGGCGGTTGATCGGATCGTTGCCAATGACAAGGCGGCGCTGCTGACCGATGAGATCAACACCCCGGCTGCCATTGCCCGCGAGTTGATTGATCGCGGCCGCGAAGGCTATGCCGCGTGGCTGTGCGAGAATCTCGGTTGTGCCGATGAACGCATCGTCGAAACTGACGTGCGTGGTCTGCTCGATATCGACGCGGCGCCGCTGAACGTGTTGATCCTGGTCAAGCAGTTCGAAGGGGAGGGCAAGGACAGCGGTTCCTGGCTCGGGATCCCCGACGACGAGTTCGCGACCGTCAAAAAGCTGATTACCAAGGAGGAGGTGCGGGTCGTCACCCTCGCCAAGCTGCGCCTGCGCCAGGATATGATCCTCTGGGATATCGGTGCCGGTTCCGGTTCGATCAGTATCGAGGCCGACCACCTGCTGCCCAACGGCAAAATCTTCGCCGTCGAGCGCAATCCCGAGTGCCGTGACTTCATCAAGCAGAACCTGCAGAAATTCCACACCCGCAACGTCAACCTGGTGGAGGGAGATGCTCCCGCCTGTCTCGACGACCTGCCCGATCCTGACCGGGTTTTCATCGGCGGCAGCGGCGGTCACCTCTGGGATATCCTCACCATCGCTGATAAGCGTCTGCCGGCCGACGGACGCATCGTTCTCAATGCCATCACTCTCGATACCCTGACCGCGGCCAATGAGTTTTTCGCCAATGCCGGTTACGAGGTCGAGGTGACCACCATCAACGTCGCCCGGACCCGTCCGCTGACCGCCTACAAGATGTTCGAGGCCTATAACCCGGTCTACATCCTGGCGGCCGTCAAGCAGTAG
- the cobS gene encoding adenosylcobinamide-GDP ribazoletransferase — MKREWDDFRVAAGFLTVLPTVRELDMPPERLARSMGLFPAVGLAMGLGLVIIDWLLGALIPRPVLDGLLVLVLILVTGALHLDGIADLVDGLAGGRGDRERTLDIMKDSRVGAMAVVGVVMLLLLKYLSLYNVPLEHKKAALLLMPCAGRWIQVVLAAFCRYLRPEGTAAAFVEQVGERETLLATATLLLACFILFGLKGVLLLFLLGLAAVVLIRYFDTRLGGVTGDVLGAATEIVEVLSLILVLAVV; from the coding sequence GTGAAACGGGAGTGGGATGATTTCCGCGTCGCGGCCGGGTTCCTGACCGTGCTGCCGACGGTGCGCGAACTGGACATGCCTCCAGAGAGGCTGGCGCGCAGCATGGGACTGTTCCCGGCGGTCGGCCTGGCCATGGGACTCGGCCTGGTGATTATCGACTGGCTGCTCGGCGCCCTGATTCCGCGGCCGGTACTTGACGGCCTGCTGGTACTGGTGCTGATCCTCGTTACCGGGGCGCTGCATCTTGACGGTATCGCCGACCTGGTCGATGGTCTCGCCGGCGGTCGCGGTGATCGTGAGCGTACCCTGGACATCATGAAGGACAGCCGGGTCGGGGCGATGGCGGTGGTCGGGGTGGTGATGCTGCTGCTGCTCAAGTACCTGAGCCTCTACAATGTTCCGCTTGAGCACAAGAAGGCCGCCCTGCTGTTGATGCCCTGCGCCGGACGCTGGATCCAGGTGGTGCTGGCGGCCTTCTGTCGCTACCTGCGGCCGGAAGGGACAGCGGCGGCTTTTGTCGAACAGGTCGGGGAAAGGGAAACTCTGCTGGCAACCGCGACCCTGCTGCTCGCCTGTTTCATCCTGTTCGGTCTGAAGGGAGTCCTCCTGCTTTTTCTGTTGGGTCTGGCGGCCGTGGTGCTGATCCGTTATTTTGACACCCGGCTCGGCGGCGTGACCGGAGATGTTCTCGGAGCGGCGACTGAAATTGTCGAGGTGCTGAGCCTGATCCTGGTGCTGGCGGTGGTGTGA
- the cobT gene encoding nicotinate-nucleotide--dimethylbenzimidazole phosphoribosyltransferase produces MPSIDLHTALDRIKPVADEKLAEAQARIDSQAKPQGSLGRLEEFARRYVAITGRDNIRRKVVFTFAGDHGVVAEGVSAFPAEVTPQMVLNFIDGGAAINALARHAGAEVIVVDMGVNYDFPPLDGLLQKKVARGTANLAEGPAMSREQAVASLVTGIELAFSCAEDGIDLVGTGDMGIGNTTPSSAILAAFSGLPVEDLTHRGTGIDDAGLARKLSAIRRGLEINRPDSGDPVDVLAKVGGFEIGGIAGLVLGCAAAGLPVVVDGFISTAGALIASELHPSVRDYIFAAHQSVEIGHRHMLQRIGQQPILDLDLRLGEGTGGALAMSLIEGALRAYREIRTFDDAGVSAGGDR; encoded by the coding sequence ATGCCGTCAATTGATCTTCATACCGCCCTCGACCGCATCAAGCCGGTCGCTGATGAGAAACTCGCTGAGGCCCAGGCGCGTATCGACAGCCAGGCCAAGCCGCAGGGGTCCCTCGGCCGGTTGGAGGAATTCGCCCGCCGTTATGTTGCCATCACCGGTCGCGACAATATTCGCAGGAAGGTTGTTTTCACGTTTGCCGGTGACCACGGCGTGGTCGCCGAAGGGGTCAGCGCCTTCCCCGCCGAGGTGACCCCGCAGATGGTTCTCAATTTCATTGACGGCGGTGCCGCCATCAATGCCCTGGCGCGACACGCCGGTGCCGAAGTGATTGTCGTCGACATGGGCGTCAATTACGACTTTCCGCCGCTGGACGGCCTGCTGCAGAAAAAGGTCGCCAGGGGCACCGCCAACCTTGCTGAAGGTCCGGCGATGAGCCGTGAACAGGCTGTCGCGTCCCTCGTGACCGGCATCGAGCTGGCCTTTTCCTGTGCCGAGGACGGCATCGACCTGGTCGGTACCGGCGATATGGGGATCGGCAACACCACCCCTTCATCGGCGATTCTCGCTGCGTTTTCCGGGCTGCCGGTTGAAGACCTGACCCATCGCGGCACCGGCATTGATGATGCTGGCCTGGCGCGCAAGCTCTCCGCCATCCGTCGTGGTCTGGAGATCAACAGGCCTGATTCCGGAGACCCCGTCGACGTGCTGGCCAAGGTCGGCGGTTTCGAGATCGGCGGTATCGCCGGACTGGTGCTGGGGTGTGCCGCGGCCGGTCTGCCGGTCGTGGTCGACGGCTTCATTTCAACCGCCGGGGCGCTGATTGCTTCGGAGTTGCATCCTTCGGTCAGGGATTACATTTTCGCCGCCCACCAGTCGGTGGAGATCGGCCACAGGCACATGCTGCAGCGTATCGGTCAGCAGCCGATCCTCGATCTTGATCTGCGGCTCGGTGAAGGGACCGGCGGCGCGCTGGCGATGAGCCTGATCGAGGGGGCGCTGCGCGCCTATCGGGAAATCCGCACCTTCGATGATGCCGGGGTATCGGCAGGGGGCGATCGGTGA
- the cobU gene encoding bifunctional adenosylcobinamide kinase/adenosylcobinamide-phosphate guanylyltransferase — protein MSRLVFITGGARSGKSSYAQRRCEELPGTLLYVATARVEDAEMAERVTLHQQQRGERWALLEEPLDLSARLPDVTPGRSAVLLDCLTLWLTNQLFAAGEQPVPVIAAAEQLIETLRRLDIPVFVVSNEVGSGIVPDNALARTFRDLAGRVNQLFAASADEAWLLASGLPLRLK, from the coding sequence ATGTCGCGCCTGGTTTTTATTACCGGCGGGGCGCGTTCGGGCAAGAGCAGTTATGCCCAGCGGCGCTGCGAGGAACTGCCGGGGACATTGCTCTATGTCGCCACCGCCCGGGTTGAGGACGCGGAGATGGCGGAGCGCGTCACCCTGCATCAGCAGCAGCGGGGTGAACGCTGGGCGCTGCTGGAGGAGCCGCTTGATCTGTCTGCCCGGCTGCCCGATGTCACCCCGGGCCGCTCGGCAGTGCTGCTCGACTGTTTGACTCTGTGGCTGACCAACCAGCTGTTCGCTGCCGGCGAACAGCCCGTTCCGGTGATCGCCGCGGCGGAGCAGTTGATCGAAACCCTGCGTCGACTGGATATCCCGGTCTTCGTCGTCAGCAACGAAGTGGGCAGCGGCATTGTCCCCGACAATGCCCTGGCGCGCACCTTTCGTGACCTCGCCGGCAGGGTCAACCAGCTTTTCGCCGCATCAGCGGACGAGGCCTGGTTGCTGGCCAGCGGATTGCCGCTGCGATTGAAATAA
- a CDS encoding sirohydrochlorin chelatase, translating to MKTAVLLISHGSRVAGADGDLARIADMVQEMSGAEIVEVAFRERQQPDIQAGIDACVARGAQRILLSPYFLFAGSHVLRDLPDEMARAGRRHRGLEMVLGRPLGIDRRLAEVVCTRIGETLADSGWELKE from the coding sequence ATGAAAACAGCTGTTCTGCTGATCAGCCATGGTTCGCGCGTTGCCGGGGCGGACGGGGATCTGGCCCGGATCGCCGACATGGTGCAGGAGATGAGCGGCGCCGAAATCGTCGAGGTCGCCTTTCGGGAGAGGCAGCAGCCCGATATCCAGGCCGGAATCGATGCCTGTGTGGCCCGCGGGGCGCAGCGTATCCTGCTCTCTCCCTATTTTCTCTTTGCCGGGTCTCATGTGCTGCGTGATCTGCCGGACGAAATGGCGCGGGCCGGGCGGCGGCACCGGGGCTTGGAGATGGTCCTCGGCAGGCCGCTCGGTATCGATCGGCGGTTGGCCGAAGTGGTCTGCACCCGCATCGGTGAAACCCTCGCGGACAGCGGCTGGGAGTTAAAGGAATGA
- a CDS encoding precorrin-8X methylmutase, producing MSESIIRDPLEIERRSFRTIDAEVGPHPFDEQQWPVVRRVIHTTADFDFAGTTCFAPGVIDSAVAALRRGAKVLSDTNMVLAGVNKTRLAKLGGSIACHVADAEVAERAREQGVTRSILALRKGVVEGAKIFLIGNAPTALFELLRLADAGEVAPALVVGVPVGFVGAEESKEALFASRLPCIVCRGRKGGSAIAAAIFNQLLILAAGD from the coding sequence ATGAGTGAATCCATCATCCGCGACCCGCTGGAGATTGAACGCCGCAGTTTCAGGACCATTGACGCCGAGGTCGGCCCGCATCCGTTTGATGAACAGCAGTGGCCGGTGGTGCGTCGGGTGATTCATACCACCGCGGATTTCGATTTCGCCGGGACCACGTGCTTCGCCCCCGGTGTGATTGACAGTGCTGTCGCGGCCCTGCGTCGGGGAGCGAAGGTCCTCTCTGATACCAACATGGTGCTGGCCGGAGTCAACAAGACCCGCCTGGCAAAGCTGGGCGGCAGCATCGCCTGTCACGTCGCCGATGCGGAGGTGGCGGAACGGGCCCGGGAACAGGGCGTGACCCGCTCGATCCTCGCCCTGCGCAAGGGGGTGGTTGAAGGGGCGAAAATCTTCCTGATCGGTAACGCGCCGACCGCCCTCTTCGAGCTGTTGCGTCTGGCTGACGCCGGTGAAGTCGCGCCGGCGCTGGTGGTCGGTGTGCCGGTCGGGTTTGTCGGTGCCGAGGAATCGAAGGAGGCGTTGTTCGCTTCCCGGTTGCCCTGCATCGTCTGTCGCGGTCGTAAGGGCGGTTCAGCGATCGCCGCGGCGATTTTCAACCAGCTGCTGATCCTGGCGGCGGGTGACTGA
- a CDS encoding cobyrinate a,c-diamide synthase codes for MLSPLIIAAPASGSGKTTLTLGLLAALKRRGLEVAPFKVGPDFIDPGHHAAACGRVSRNLDGWMCGEPAVRSTFARGSAGTDLAVIEGVMGLFDGASGDSDEGSTAEIARWLEGNILLLVDARSQARSAAALIKGFVEFDPRLRFAGVVFNRVGSARHEQLLRQAVAATPGLPPVVGCLPREGGVALPERHLGLVTAAEQAADFVALADLVENHLDLDRLLSGLRETNAPAPVFGQSLPHGDGVGRRGRVRIGVARDAAFCFCYPENLELLTAAGAELVFFSPLADTLPEDLAGLYLPGGYPELFLDRLGDNGELIGQLRTAAAAGLPIYAECGGLLLLCEGLNDKPLSGIFPARAKLLGKRKSLGYREVTFTADTPLGPAGTVARGHEFHYSALEMPVSVPRVYALRRKGGAASGSEGFSCKNVLASYVHLHFGGNPQLAENFVRFCERKKR; via the coding sequence ATGCTCTCACCCCTGATCATCGCCGCGCCGGCCAGCGGCAGCGGCAAGACCACCCTGACCCTCGGGTTGCTGGCGGCCCTGAAACGGCGCGGGCTTGAAGTCGCGCCCTTCAAGGTCGGGCCGGATTTCATCGATCCCGGCCATCACGCCGCCGCCTGCGGACGGGTCAGCCGCAACCTCGACGGCTGGATGTGCGGAGAACCGGCGGTGCGTTCAACGTTTGCCCGTGGCAGCGCCGGTACCGATCTCGCCGTCATCGAAGGGGTGATGGGACTGTTCGACGGCGCTTCGGGAGATTCGGATGAAGGGTCGACCGCCGAGATCGCCCGCTGGCTGGAGGGGAACATTCTGCTGCTGGTTGACGCCCGCTCCCAGGCGCGCAGCGCCGCCGCGCTGATCAAGGGATTTGTCGAATTCGATCCACGGCTGCGGTTTGCCGGGGTGGTTTTCAACCGTGTCGGCAGCGCCCGCCACGAGCAGCTGCTGCGCCAGGCTGTCGCCGCAACGCCGGGGCTGCCGCCGGTGGTCGGCTGCCTGCCGCGCGAGGGCGGTGTCGCCCTGCCGGAGCGCCACCTGGGGCTGGTGACGGCGGCGGAACAGGCTGCCGATTTTGTCGCCCTGGCGGACCTGGTTGAGAACCATCTTGATCTTGACAGGTTGCTCAGCGGGCTGCGGGAGACAAATGCCCCGGCACCGGTCTTCGGTCAATCCCTTCCTCATGGAGATGGGGTGGGGAGGAGGGGCCGTGTCCGCATCGGGGTGGCGCGTGATGCCGCTTTCTGCTTCTGTTACCCGGAGAACCTCGAGCTGCTCACGGCGGCCGGTGCCGAACTGGTTTTCTTCTCGCCGCTGGCCGACACGCTGCCGGAGGATCTTGCCGGCCTCTACCTCCCCGGCGGCTATCCGGAACTGTTCCTCGACCGGCTCGGGGACAATGGCGAACTGATCGGCCAACTGCGGACGGCAGCTGCAGCCGGGTTGCCGATCTACGCCGAATGCGGTGGGTTGCTGCTGCTCTGCGAAGGGTTGAACGATAAACCCTTGAGCGGCATTTTCCCGGCCCGGGCAAAGCTGCTTGGAAAGCGAAAATCCCTGGGTTATCGCGAAGTGACCTTTACGGCAGATACCCCGCTGGGGCCGGCGGGAACCGTTGCCCGCGGTCACGAGTTTCATTACTCTGCACTCGAGATGCCCGTCTCGGTGCCGCGTGTCTACGCCTTGCGCCGCAAGGGCGGTGCCGCGTCGGGGAGCGAAGGATTCAGCTGCAAAAATGTTCTCGCCAGCTATGTGCACCTGCATTTCGGCGGCAACCCGCAGCTGGCGGAGAATTTTGTGCGATTTTGTGAAAGAAAAAAACGTTAG
- the cobC gene encoding alpha-ribazole phosphatase, with product MTEKTRIYLVRHGEVEGHGVRRYNGQNDVSLTARGQAQYGLLKERLAGKNLAAVYSSDLSRCRFGAELVAAAHDLRPTCFEELRELHIGKWEGLTWDEIRSRWPDEWQARLDDLVHYQVEGGESLRQMADRVRPLLAELIEHHRGEEIVIVAHGGVNRVILLDAIGAPLERMFHIEQSFGCLNVIDYWADGYATVQLLNG from the coding sequence ATGACTGAAAAGACGCGGATTTACCTGGTGCGGCACGGTGAGGTTGAGGGGCATGGCGTCCGGCGCTACAACGGTCAGAATGATGTGTCCCTGACGGCAAGGGGACAGGCCCAGTACGGGTTGCTGAAGGAGCGCCTGGCCGGGAAAAACCTGGCCGCAGTTTATAGCAGTGACTTGAGCCGCTGCCGGTTCGGCGCCGAACTGGTTGCCGCTGCACATGACTTGCGGCCGACCTGTTTCGAAGAGCTGCGGGAGCTGCATATCGGCAAATGGGAAGGGCTGACCTGGGACGAAATCCGCAGCCGCTGGCCGGACGAATGGCAGGCCCGGCTTGACGACCTGGTCCATTACCAGGTCGAAGGGGGCGAGAGCCTGCGGCAGATGGCGGACCGGGTTCGTCCTCTGCTCGCCGAATTGATCGAACACCATCGCGGTGAGGAAATCGTTATCGTCGCTCACGGCGGTGTCAACCGGGTGATCCTGCTCGACGCCATCGGCGCGCCGCTGGAAAGGATGTTCCACATCGAGCAGAGCTTCGGTTGCCTGAATGTCATCGATTACTGGGCCGATGGTTATGCCACAGTGCAGCTTTTGAACGGTTAA
- the yihA gene encoding ribosome biogenesis GTP-binding protein YihA/YsxC, whose protein sequence is MHIRSAEFIQSATRPGNYPPEQGPEIAFAGRSNVGKSSLINNLVGRRKLVRTSRTPGRTQLLNFFRINDQFCMVDLPGYGFAKVPPEVKKAWGPMVHTYLAQRASLRGVVWLLDCRRVPNDEDLQLLDWLEELQIPTIPVITKIDKVKRSQRLKQLKPILATTGLPADAFSSFSALSGEGREDVWERIVEALGLDGEVGE, encoded by the coding sequence ATGCACATCCGTTCTGCCGAATTTATCCAGAGTGCCACCCGACCGGGCAACTACCCGCCCGAGCAGGGTCCGGAGATCGCTTTTGCCGGGCGTTCCAACGTCGGCAAGAGCAGCCTGATCAACAACCTGGTCGGTCGCCGCAAGCTGGTGCGCACCTCGCGGACACCGGGCCGGACCCAGTTGCTCAATTTCTTCCGCATCAACGACCAGTTCTGTATGGTCGACCTGCCGGGCTACGGGTTTGCCAAGGTGCCGCCGGAGGTGAAAAAAGCTTGGGGGCCGATGGTGCATACCTACCTCGCACAGCGTGCCAGCCTGCGCGGCGTGGTCTGGCTGCTCGACTGCCGCCGGGTTCCCAACGACGAGGACCTGCAGCTGCTTGACTGGCTGGAGGAGTTGCAGATTCCGACCATCCCGGTGATCACCAAGATCGACAAGGTCAAGCGCAGCCAACGGCTGAAACAGCTCAAACCGATTCTGGCGACGACCGGGCTGCCGGCCGATGCCTTCAGTTCCTTCTCGGCCCTGTCCGGGGAGGGGCGCGAGGATGTCTGGGAGCGGATCGTCGAGGCTCTTGGCCTGGATGGCGAGGTCGGGGAATGA